From Roseibium alexandrii DFL-11, the proteins below share one genomic window:
- a CDS encoding DNA polymerase → MTVLIADCETNGFLHVMTRLWTIQLGDANTDEATVYADQIGFPPIKDAIKRLKEADRVVFHNGQGFDIHAINHFYPGTLTPHQVWDTLVAARLLNPSERANSLDDWGKRLGEYKGEFKDFSRFSKELVEYARQDVVVTRKLYHKLEPQLRNWGQSFELENLFAYIISLQVQNGFHLNTGKARGLEAELRQEASDIERELQEVFPPRLIADKRKGTAEVMPKANRKAIRKGQPYSRLKLEIFNPGSRPQAADRLIKKYKWKPKKFTDKGSPAIDESVLAKLKYPEAKVLNRYLRITKLLGQVVDGENGWLKLVNEETSRVHGAVNTIGAATGRCSHFKPNMAQVDKKDLRMRECWEARPGWDLVGVDAEGLELRMLAHYLGKFDGGALTRALLEGSKEAGTDAHTINQKAVGLHKRDNAKRLLYALMYGAGDVKLGQIIVDDAREAGINLKGNKKALGAKARKDLAKGMKGLDKLVDKVKDKAGKKKYIQGLDGRRIYVRSEHSAFNFLLQGGGAIVMKQALILFHFNHSHKFGPYGERWAYCANVHDEVQSETHPDISKAYAETLADCIREAGEHFDMRCPLAGAYDIGKNWKDTH, encoded by the coding sequence TTGACAGTCTTGATCGCGGACTGCGAGACGAACGGCTTCCTACATGTCATGACCCGCCTCTGGACGATCCAGTTAGGTGACGCGAACACTGACGAAGCGACTGTCTACGCAGACCAGATCGGGTTCCCTCCGATCAAAGACGCCATTAAGCGTCTGAAAGAAGCCGACCGTGTGGTCTTCCACAACGGTCAGGGTTTCGACATCCATGCAATCAACCATTTCTACCCTGGGACGCTCACACCTCATCAAGTGTGGGACACGCTGGTCGCAGCGCGTCTTCTCAACCCGTCAGAACGAGCGAACAGCCTCGACGACTGGGGGAAGCGTCTCGGGGAATACAAGGGAGAGTTCAAGGACTTCTCCCGGTTCTCTAAAGAACTCGTCGAGTACGCACGACAAGACGTCGTCGTCACTCGAAAACTGTACCACAAGCTTGAACCGCAGCTCCGTAACTGGGGCCAGAGCTTCGAGCTTGAGAACCTCTTTGCCTACATCATCTCACTGCAGGTCCAGAACGGCTTTCATCTGAACACGGGTAAGGCTCGTGGTCTTGAAGCCGAGCTTCGCCAAGAAGCCTCTGACATCGAGCGTGAGCTGCAAGAGGTGTTCCCGCCGCGCCTGATCGCTGACAAGCGGAAAGGCACTGCAGAGGTTATGCCTAAGGCCAACCGTAAGGCGATCCGTAAGGGTCAGCCATACAGTCGTCTGAAGCTCGAAATCTTCAACCCCGGATCACGTCCACAAGCGGCTGACCGGCTCATTAAGAAATACAAGTGGAAGCCCAAGAAGTTCACCGACAAAGGTTCCCCCGCAATCGACGAGTCGGTCCTGGCGAAACTGAAGTATCCGGAGGCGAAAGTCCTCAACAGGTACCTCAGGATCACCAAGCTTCTTGGACAGGTCGTAGATGGTGAAAACGGCTGGCTGAAACTTGTTAATGAGGAAACCAGCCGGGTCCACGGCGCTGTCAACACCATTGGTGCAGCGACCGGACGATGCTCACACTTCAAACCGAACATGGCGCAGGTCGATAAGAAAGACTTGCGGATGCGGGAGTGTTGGGAAGCACGACCCGGCTGGGATCTGGTAGGGGTTGACGCTGAAGGTCTAGAGCTGCGGATGCTGGCTCACTACCTCGGCAAGTTCGACGGTGGCGCACTGACCAGGGCTCTCCTTGAGGGTAGTAAAGAAGCTGGTACAGACGCCCATACGATCAACCAGAAGGCTGTTGGCCTTCACAAGCGCGACAACGCCAAAAGGCTGCTCTACGCCCTGATGTATGGGGCAGGGGACGTCAAGCTCGGTCAGATCATTGTCGATGATGCCCGAGAAGCCGGGATCAACCTGAAAGGCAACAAGAAGGCGCTCGGCGCGAAGGCCCGTAAGGACTTGGCGAAGGGTATGAAAGGCCTCGACAAGCTCGTCGATAAGGTGAAGGACAAGGCCGGGAAGAAGAAGTACATCCAGGGCCTAGACGGTCGCCGGATCTATGTCCGGTCGGAACACTCTGCGTTCAACTTCCTGCTCCAGGGCGGTGGCGCAATCGTGATGAAACAGGCGCTGATCCTGTTCCACTTCAACCACTCTCACAAATTCGGACCCTATGGGGAACGTTGGGCTTACTGCGCCAATGTCCACGACGAGGTCCAATCAGAAACCCACCCAGACATCTCGAAGGCATACGCCGAGACCTTAGCGGACTGTATCCGTGAGGCCGGTGAACACTTCGACATGCGCTGTCCATTGGCTGGTGCTTACGACATCGGCAAGAACTGGAAAGACACCCACTAA
- a CDS encoding GIY-YIG nuclease family protein, which yields MKKTSKPKTTKTRTSKGYVYIIWNPAQWPSWITVGRSVNPRNRLGNYNRSDPYRGFAIFFALLFSDCITAEAETHKRLSMLGIPTAGEWFECPPDLAKEILKEVQLDSLDRGLRDERLPTCHDPPLDDPVR from the coding sequence ATGAAGAAGACTTCGAAGCCGAAGACGACGAAGACTCGGACTTCTAAAGGCTACGTCTACATCATCTGGAACCCCGCACAGTGGCCCTCGTGGATCACTGTCGGGCGTTCAGTAAATCCAAGAAATCGACTGGGCAACTACAACCGATCCGACCCCTATCGTGGGTTCGCGATCTTCTTTGCGTTGTTGTTCAGCGACTGCATCACAGCGGAGGCCGAGACACACAAACGTCTCTCCATGCTCGGCATCCCGACTGCGGGTGAATGGTTCGAGTGTCCTCCGGATTTAGCCAAAGAAATCCTCAAGGAGGTTCAGCTTGACAGTCTTGATCGCGGACTGCGAGACGAACGGCTTCCTACATGTCATGACCCGCCTCTGGACGATCCAGTTAGGTGA
- a CDS encoding DnaB-like helicase C-terminal domain-containing protein, which produces MTEKKKNKDLLPVDGFRDLPARKIREEVCQKYGYFVTEDPKTGDTIQVAPYKDANGRTVAQKVRGKSKKFYTLGDFSKAGLFGQHLARKGGKRLVVTEGEIDAMSVHQALKTWPAVSIPNGAQSAAAAVKENLEFLESYEKIVFMFDGDEPGQKAAQECARVLSPGKACIATLPLKDANEMLKEGRTQELVQAFWEASEYRPDGIVSGKDVWEQAVKQTEQGISYPWPSMNGITYGQRKGELTTWTAGSGMGKSAFVREIEYDLLKQGYKVASIRLEENVGRTAKGLMGIHLNKPIHLPGQEVSEEDMRIAFEATVGCGRFWLLDHFGSLEDDNLMSKMRYLAKGLGVDFIILDHISIVVSGMDTGSDERRVIDNLMTQLRSLVEESGVGMHLISHLKRADKKGHEDGAQISLSQLRGSGAIAQLSDMVIGLERNQQAKSEDARNLTKVRVLKNRFSGETGIAAYVRYDKDTGRLNEVAYEEDFEAEDDEDSDF; this is translated from the coding sequence GTGACGGAGAAGAAAAAGAACAAAGACCTCTTGCCGGTTGACGGTTTCCGCGACCTCCCGGCTCGTAAAATCAGGGAAGAAGTCTGTCAGAAATATGGGTACTTCGTAACCGAGGATCCGAAGACAGGCGACACCATCCAGGTGGCTCCCTACAAAGACGCAAACGGTCGTACCGTTGCTCAAAAAGTTCGCGGCAAGAGCAAGAAGTTCTACACCCTTGGCGACTTCTCAAAGGCCGGTCTGTTCGGTCAACACCTCGCTCGTAAAGGCGGTAAACGCCTCGTAGTGACTGAAGGTGAGATCGACGCCATGTCGGTTCATCAAGCTCTCAAGACATGGCCAGCTGTCTCCATTCCAAACGGTGCGCAGAGCGCTGCCGCAGCGGTCAAGGAGAACCTGGAGTTCCTTGAGAGCTACGAGAAGATCGTCTTCATGTTCGATGGCGATGAGCCTGGACAGAAGGCCGCTCAAGAGTGCGCTCGTGTTCTCTCACCGGGCAAGGCATGTATCGCCACGCTTCCGTTGAAAGACGCGAACGAGATGCTCAAGGAGGGACGGACACAGGAGCTTGTCCAGGCATTTTGGGAAGCGTCTGAGTACCGGCCTGACGGCATCGTGTCTGGCAAGGACGTCTGGGAACAGGCGGTCAAGCAGACAGAGCAGGGTATTTCCTACCCTTGGCCGTCCATGAACGGCATCACCTACGGCCAGCGGAAAGGTGAGCTTACGACGTGGACCGCTGGGTCCGGTATGGGCAAGTCAGCGTTTGTTCGAGAGATCGAATACGACCTCCTGAAGCAAGGCTACAAGGTCGCATCTATCCGGCTCGAAGAGAATGTCGGACGTACCGCTAAAGGGCTGATGGGGATCCACCTCAACAAGCCTATCCATCTCCCCGGCCAAGAGGTCTCGGAGGAGGACATGCGGATCGCCTTCGAAGCCACTGTCGGTTGCGGACGCTTCTGGTTGTTGGATCACTTCGGTTCTCTCGAAGACGACAACCTGATGTCCAAGATGCGGTATCTGGCCAAAGGCCTCGGCGTCGATTTCATCATACTGGACCACATCTCAATCGTGGTTTCCGGCATGGACACAGGATCAGACGAACGCCGGGTGATCGACAACCTCATGACACAACTCAGATCCCTCGTGGAAGAAAGCGGAGTAGGTATGCACCTGATCTCGCACCTTAAACGAGCGGACAAGAAGGGTCACGAGGATGGCGCTCAGATCTCGCTGTCACAACTTCGGGGCTCCGGAGCCATTGCACAGCTGTCTGACATGGTCATCGGCCTTGAGCGGAACCAACAAGCCAAGAGCGAAGACGCACGTAACCTGACCAAGGTGCGTGTCCTGAAGAACCGCTTTTCCGGTGAGACCGGGATCGCCGCATACGTCCGGTACGACAAGGACACCGGGCGTCTCAACGAAGTAGCATATGAAGAAGACTTCGAAGCCGAAGACGACGAAGACTCGGACTTCTAA
- a CDS encoding helix-turn-helix domain-containing protein, with protein sequence MKQTRILTSHFARKRTITVREAIDEHRIMSLPRRILDLEDEGFRFERHRKTNKVTGQRYVQYELTHWPGPAETAARAA encoded by the coding sequence ATGAAACAGACCCGTATTCTCACCTCTCACTTTGCCCGCAAACGGACCATCACTGTCCGCGAGGCGATTGACGAACATCGCATTATGTCGCTGCCGCGCCGGATCTTGGATCTGGAAGATGAAGGGTTCCGCTTCGAGCGTCACCGCAAGACCAACAAGGTCACCGGACAGCGTTATGTCCAGTACGAACTGACGCACTGGCCGGGACCGGCTGAGACGGCTGCACGGGCCGCTTAA
- a CDS encoding RusA family crossover junction endodeoxyribonuclease gives MPRTKKTTPKTTTTTSKLGQLILATIRQVCLPAIFSTWLAGKPVPASRPRFSKWGGVYYAKTYEQYKTYCFDELLKSPEPEKVFDGPCVVWAEVVAEPPKTVQREIPKGDVDNYAKGPLDSLTKAQRAYLDDELVVGLWISKRYPEEGETPGAHLHVFPLPEDIT, from the coding sequence ATACCGAGAACGAAGAAGACGACGCCGAAGACGACGACGACGACTTCTAAGCTCGGACAACTCATCCTAGCTACGATCAGGCAGGTTTGCCTTCCAGCCATCTTCTCTACATGGCTGGCGGGTAAGCCTGTTCCTGCGTCTCGTCCCCGCTTTTCGAAGTGGGGCGGTGTCTATTACGCAAAGACCTACGAGCAGTACAAGACCTACTGCTTCGACGAACTCCTGAAATCACCAGAGCCTGAGAAGGTCTTCGACGGACCTTGTGTCGTCTGGGCCGAAGTCGTCGCCGAACCTCCCAAAACCGTACAGCGTGAGATCCCCAAGGGGGACGTTGACAACTACGCCAAGGGTCCACTCGACAGCCTGACTAAGGCTCAACGGGCCTACTTGGACGACGAATTGGTTGTCGGTCTCTGGATCTCCAAACGGTACCCGGAAGAAGGCGAAACACCGGGCGCTCACCTCCATGTTTTCCCACTCCCTGAGGACATCACATGA
- a CDS encoding ssDNA-binding protein, with the protein MAEKRKYVRTTTGAGIAAYAYLVKADSGRKFSDDKFKVTLVVDKDAPWVEDFRAKCLAEAKTEWPKAKPERVSLPIKDGDEIADDAADKGQDKEEFRGKYLITAKSKKRPTMVDAKRKTLPNNVIKSADEIKLNVALNPCTPSNNKTIALWLNAVQLITKNNNGFDAAGEFEDEDGYEYDGDGFDEEDEDEEDTENEEDDAEDDDDDF; encoded by the coding sequence ATGGCTGAAAAACGTAAGTACGTCCGGACCACGACCGGCGCTGGTATTGCCGCTTATGCATATCTCGTGAAGGCCGACAGCGGTCGGAAATTCTCTGACGACAAGTTTAAGGTGACCCTGGTCGTCGATAAGGACGCACCGTGGGTCGAGGACTTCCGCGCAAAGTGTCTGGCAGAGGCCAAGACCGAATGGCCGAAAGCCAAGCCGGAGCGTGTCTCTCTACCGATCAAAGACGGGGACGAGATCGCCGACGACGCTGCTGATAAGGGCCAGGACAAGGAAGAGTTCCGTGGCAAGTACCTGATCACGGCGAAGTCCAAGAAGCGTCCGACGATGGTCGATGCGAAGCGTAAGACGTTGCCGAACAACGTCATCAAGTCCGCTGACGAGATCAAGCTCAATGTCGCTTTGAACCCCTGCACACCAAGCAACAACAAGACCATCGCTCTGTGGCTGAACGCCGTACAGCTGATCACCAAGAACAACAACGGCTTTGATGCCGCTGGCGAGTTCGAGGACGAGGACGGCTACGAATACGACGGCGACGGTTTCGACGAAGAAGACGAGGACGAAGAAGATACCGAGAACGAAGAAGACGACGCCGAAGACGACGACGACGACTTCTAA
- a CDS encoding DNA-directed RNA polymerase: MTHVSKDFDGGYYMIQEDIMRCGIFKHSGSNPNAISDDALRTLNALGATPKRINQRVFAVLNEAWMAGDQIAGLPSAHDPVVPGRKEDEEWEDMSKDEQSEHKASREEAHMEIVRLGSSRKQFLDKLSVAREMADHPEFYEPFFLDFRGRFYPMCETFHSQGDDVCKGLIEFARGKPLGSRGLYWLAVRAANCFGEDKLPLDERYQWTLDHLDQIIECAMDPLDGSRWWTQADEPWGFLATCFELDEATALGDRSVEYVSHLAIPLDGSCNGLQHLSAMSKDPVGAKATNLMARAQREDIYLEVAASARRILASDITNGVEWSAQWLAVLEDTAKGRKVVKRAVMTTPYGVTERGIATQLYKDGHVKLLAGYKEMTKPEKWAAASYLKDVIVKALSETIAAAKQVMAWIQTCAEKMADQNVPLVWKTPNNNLITQSYFNLARSKVKTLYGEQVLWSEDPLSGLNPKKQALASAPNLIHSFDAAHLSRTVNALADAGNSDFLMIHDSFGVHACDTDQLALTLRKEFVDIYSTNWLDTLHETWAEACPSIPHWKEFLGQGDFDVAEVLRSDFFFS; encoded by the coding sequence ATGACACACGTTTCCAAAGACTTCGACGGCGGCTACTACATGATCCAAGAGGACATCATGCGCTGCGGGATCTTCAAGCACTCCGGGTCCAACCCGAACGCGATCTCTGACGACGCGCTGCGGACCCTCAACGCTCTCGGAGCGACACCCAAGCGGATCAACCAACGTGTGTTTGCGGTCCTGAACGAGGCATGGATGGCCGGTGACCAGATCGCCGGTCTCCCTTCCGCTCACGATCCGGTCGTCCCTGGACGTAAGGAGGACGAAGAGTGGGAGGATATGTCCAAGGACGAGCAGAGCGAACACAAGGCGTCTCGTGAAGAGGCTCATATGGAGATCGTTCGCCTCGGTTCGAGCCGTAAGCAGTTCCTCGACAAGCTCTCCGTGGCTCGTGAGATGGCTGACCATCCTGAGTTCTATGAGCCGTTCTTCCTCGACTTCCGGGGCCGGTTCTATCCGATGTGTGAGACCTTCCACTCCCAGGGTGATGACGTCTGTAAGGGCCTGATCGAGTTCGCTCGTGGAAAGCCTCTCGGATCTCGCGGCCTTTACTGGCTGGCCGTTCGTGCTGCCAACTGCTTCGGAGAGGACAAGCTGCCTCTTGATGAGCGGTACCAGTGGACCCTCGACCACCTCGACCAGATCATCGAGTGCGCTATGGATCCTCTCGACGGATCCCGTTGGTGGACCCAGGCGGATGAGCCTTGGGGCTTCCTGGCGACCTGTTTCGAACTGGATGAGGCGACTGCCCTGGGAGATCGATCGGTTGAGTATGTCTCACACCTTGCGATCCCGCTCGACGGCTCCTGCAACGGTCTGCAACATCTCTCAGCGATGTCCAAAGACCCGGTTGGAGCGAAGGCAACCAACCTCATGGCCCGCGCCCAGCGCGAAGACATTTACCTAGAGGTGGCCGCATCCGCTCGCCGGATCTTGGCGTCTGACATCACGAACGGTGTCGAGTGGTCTGCGCAGTGGCTGGCCGTCCTTGAAGACACAGCTAAAGGACGTAAGGTCGTGAAGCGGGCAGTTATGACCACGCCTTATGGAGTGACGGAACGTGGGATTGCCACCCAGCTGTACAAGGACGGCCACGTCAAGCTTCTAGCTGGTTACAAGGAAATGACAAAGCCTGAAAAGTGGGCAGCTGCAAGTTACCTTAAAGACGTTATTGTTAAGGCACTTAGCGAAACTATCGCTGCTGCTAAACAGGTCATGGCCTGGATCCAGACGTGTGCTGAAAAAATGGCCGATCAGAACGTTCCTTTGGTGTGGAAGACTCCAAACAACAACCTTATCACGCAGAGTTACTTCAACCTCGCCCGGTCCAAGGTGAAGACACTCTACGGTGAGCAGGTTCTCTGGTCAGAGGATCCGCTCTCCGGGCTGAACCCAAAGAAACAGGCCCTGGCATCGGCCCCGAACCTCATCCACTCATTCGACGCGGCTCACTTGAGCAGGACGGTCAATGCTCTTGCGGATGCGGGTAACAGTGACTTTCTTATGATCCACGACAGCTTCGGTGTCCACGCCTGTGACACTGACCAGCTGGCATTGACGCTTCGAAAGGAGTTCGTTGACATCTACTCAACCAACTGGCTGGACACTCTCCACGAGACCTGGGCAGAAGCCTGTCCGTCCATCCCTCACTGGAAAGAGTTCCTCGGCCAAGGCGACTTTGACGTTGCCGAAGTCCTCCGGTCTGACTTCTTTTTCTCATAA